The genomic window CTAGTAGAAAGCGCTTTGTGAGAGGAAGTGACTTGCTACTAACGAATGAATGAATGATTGGTTAATCTTAGTTATAAAAAGTATAAATAAAAGAGTAAAATCGAGTAGATTTATTGCTATGGAGTATTTTGTTTTTGAACTAGGACAAGTATTCAAACTTTTGTCCGCTACTCGGTTACTTTTTTGAAATAATAGACAAGTGGGAGAAATTATTTAGTGAACTTGGCTAGCTGTTTAGACTAGCGGACAAGTGGAAGACAAATAAATTCTCACTTGTCTATTCCCAATTGAAATTAGACAAGTAAAGCTTTTTTAAACACTAACTTGTCTATCTAAGAGAGTAAAGTAAATTAAGCCAATCTAATCAAATCTTTTAACCATTAAAAAACCGTTGTTTCTATCTAATAGAAGACAGTACAACGGTTTTTTATATTTTAAATTTATTTAATTCCAGCTTCTAAAGCAACTTCGATCATTTCGCCAAAACTCGTTTGACGTTCTTCAGCAGTTGTTTCCTCACCTGTGATTAAGTGATCACTAACGGTTAAGATACTAAGAGCACGAACATGGAATTTAGAAGCTAGGTAATAAAGACCAGCTGTTTCCATATCTACACCAAACACATCTAAATTTGTCATACTATTCATTGTATCTTTTGTATCATTATAGAATGTATCAGAAGAAAAAATATTCCCAACGTGAACGTTCATGTCTTTTTCAATAGCAAGATCAAAAGCGCTACTGATTAAGCCGTAGTTTCCGATTGGTGGGAAATAGATTGGAGCTAAGTCTTTATAAATAAGTGAAGAATCAGTTGCTGCAGCTTGAGCAATGATGACGTCACGGATATGTACGTCTTCTTGAATAGCTCCACAAGTTCCAACACGTATTAATGTCTTAACACCATATTCATTAATTAATTCGTGAATATA from Carnobacterium iners includes these protein-coding regions:
- the deoD gene encoding purine-nucleoside phosphorylase, coding for MSFHISAAEGQIADIVLLPGDPLRAKYIAETFLEDAVCYNTVRNMLGYTGTYKGRKVSVQGTGMGMPSAVLYIHELINEYGVKTLIRVGTCGAIQEDVHIRDVIIAQAAATDSSLIYKDLAPIYFPPIGNYGLISSAFDLAIEKDMNVHVGNIFSSDTFYNDTKDTMNSMTNLDVFGVDMETAGLYYLASKFHVRALSILTVSDHLITGEETTAEERQTSFGEMIEVALEAGIK